Proteins co-encoded in one Ziziphus jujuba cultivar Dongzao chromosome 9, ASM3175591v1 genomic window:
- the LOC132805443 gene encoding uncharacterized protein LOC132805443, whose translation MQQEAKARKVVSVITTLIHGRTIQSIARSPSPSPAIGIAMTDDPEPFKGIAGKSIRGSFPTTCKSKCNLCEPCIPVEVSVRSNGMALEENYYLQVWKCICGGNIFSP comes from the exons ATGCAACAAGAAGCAAAAGCAAGAAAAGTAGTATCAGTGATAACCACGCTCATTCATGGTCGCACAATTCAGTCCATAGCAAGATCTCCATCACCTTCACCT GCCATTGGGATCGCAATGACAGACGACCCAGAGCCATTTAAAGGAATAGCTGGAAAATCTATCAGAGGGTCATTTCCAACTACATGCAAGTCAAAATGCAATCTCTGTGAGCCTTGCATCCCTGTTGAAGTATCAGTTCGATCAAATGGAATGGCATTGGAAGAGAATTACTATCTACAGGTGTGGAAATGCATCTGTGGTGGTAATATATTTTCGccttag
- the LOC107426828 gene encoding probable beta-D-xylosidase 5 has product MKYQILLSLCLSLFLAVPSATQKYACDPTLSATSKFVFCNTSLSYPDRAKDLVSRLTLREKVQQLVSGSSGISRLGVPAYEWWSEALHGVSNVGPGTRFNATVPGATSFPAVILSAATFNESLWYKMGQVVSTEARAMYNTGLAGLTYWSPNVNVFRDPRWGRGQETPGEDPLVVSQYSVNYVKGLQEIGDQGGNATAGSKLKVSSCCKHYTAYDLDNWKGVDRFHFDAKVTKQDLEDTYQPPFKSCVLEGHVSSVMCSYNRVNGIPTCADPDLLKGIVRDQWGLDGYIVSDCDSIEVYYKSINYTATPEDAVALALKAGLNMNCGVYLGRYTANAVKLKKVEESVVDQALIYNYIVLLRLGFFDGNPKLLPLGNLGPADVCTNDHRTLALDAAKQGIVLLYNNGILPLSRNSTQNFAIIGPNANATTVMISNYAGIPCGYTSPLQGLQKYVPAIKYEPGCSNVKCGDESLIEAAAKVAAASNISVVVVGLDQSIEAEGLDRENLTLPGFQEKLVRQVTNATNGRVILIVMSAGPIDISFAQNLSKIGGILWVGYPGQDGGDAIAQVIFGDYNPGGRSPFTWYPQQYSDQVPMSDMNMRANTSTNFPGRTYRFYTGKSLYEFGHGLSYSVFTKFIKSAPLTIVIKKISTPNTHNILFANSNIQQNHVSKGQAIDISTINCQNLTFDIVIGVRNCGWRDGSHVVLVFWKPPSSADVTGAPIMQLVGFEKTEVTKGKTGFVTVKVDVCKRLSLVDSEGKRKLVTGQHCFLVGSPSERQVKHYLNVRLAKDGKSDVGQVSL; this is encoded by the exons ATGAAGTACCAAATTCTCTTATCTCTTTGCCTTTCGCTTTTTCTGGCAGTCCCTTCTGCGACTCAAAAATACGCATGTGACCCGACTCTCTCAGCAACATCTAAATTCGTCTTCTGCAACACTTCCTTATCTTACCCCGACAGAGCAAAGGATCTAGTTTCTCGTCTGACTCTCCGAGAGAAAGTGCAACAGCTAGTAAGTGGCTCCTCTGGCATTTCCCGGCTAGGTGTGCCTGCGTACGAATGGTGGTCCGAGGCCCTTCACGGGGTCTCAAACGTCGGTCCTGGTACTCGTTTCAATGCCACCGTGCCCGGTGCCACCAGTTTCCCAGCGGTCATCCTATCTGCTGCAACTTTCAATGAATCCTTGTGGTACAAGATGGGCCAGGTTGTGTCAACCGAGGCTAGAGCAATGTACAATACTGGTTTAGCCGGGTTGACGTATTGGAGTCCTAATGTGAATGTGTTCCGAGACCCGAGATGGGGTCGGGGACAAGAAACGCCAGGGGAGGATCCTCTTGTTGTATCACAATATTCAGTGAATTATGTGAAGGGTCTACAAGAAATAGGTGATCAGGGAGGCAATGCTACTGCTGGTAGTAAGCTGAAGGTTTCAAGTTGTTGCAAGCACTATACCGCTTATGATCTTGATAATTGGAAAGGCGTCGATCGATTTCACTTCGATGCAAAG GTGACAAAGCAGGACTTGGAAGATACATATCAGCCACCGTTTAAAAGCTGTGTATTGGAGGGACATGTCAGCAGTGTTATGTGTTCATATAACAGGGTCAATGGAATTCCAACTTGTGCTGACCCTGATCTACTCAAAGGGATTGTAAGAGACCAGTGGGGTCTAGatgg ATACATTGTTTCCGACTGCGACTCCATAGAAGTATATTACAAATCCATAAATTACACTGCAACACCAGAGGACGCGGTAGCCCTTGCTTTGAAAGCAG GTTTAAACATGAACTGTGGGGTGTACCTTGGAAGATATACAGCAAATGCTGTTAAGTTGAAAAAAGTAGAAGAATCCGTTGTAGATCAAGCTTTGATATACAACTACATTGTCCTTTTGAGACTCGGCTTCTTCGATGGGAACCCCAAACTGCTTCCGTTGGGGAATCTTGGTCCTGCTGATGTATGCACCAATGATCACAGGACTTTAGCACTTGATGCTGCAAAGCAAGGGATAGTATTGCTATACAACAATGGAATTCTTCCTTTATCTCGAAATTCCACCCAAAACTTTGCTATTATAGGACCCAATGCCAATGCCACTACTGTTATGATAAGCAACTATGCTGGTATACCTTGTGGCTACACTAGCCCTTTACAAGGGCTTCAGAAGTATGTTCCTGCCATCAAATACGAGCCCGGTTGCAGCAATGTAAAGTGTGGCGATGAGAGCCTCATTGAGGCAGCAGCCAAGGTAGCAGCTGCATCCAATATTTCTGTTGTGGTGGTGGGGCTTGATCAGTCTATTGAAGCAGAAGGGCTGGACAGAGAGAACTTGACATTACCAGGGTTTCAGGAAAAGCTTGTGAGGCAAGTAACTAATGCTACCAATGGAAGAGTCATCCTGATTGTTATGTCAGCTGGTCCTATTGACATTTCTTTTGCTCAAAATTTGAGTAAAATTGGAGGAATCTTGTGGGTAGGCTATCCAGGCCAAGACGGTGGAGATGCAATAGCTCAGGTCATATTTGGAGACTACAATCCAG GTGGAAGAAGCCCTTTTACATGGTATCCACAACAATACTCAGATCAAGTGCCAATGAGCGACATGAACATGAGAGCCAACACTAGCACGAACTTCCCTGGTAGAACCTATCGATTCTATACTGGAAAATCACTATACGAATTCGGTCATGGTCTTAGCTATTCAGTATTCACCAAGTTCATAAAATCAGCACCTCTCACAATAGTcatcaaaaaaatttccacTCCAAACACACATAATATTCTGTTTGCCAACTCCAACATCCAACAAAACCATGTATCCAAGGGACAAGCAATCGATATCTCAACCATAAACTGCCAAAACTTAACGTTTGACATTGTTATTGGCGTAAGGAACTGCGGATGGAGAGATGGATCCCATGTGGTGCTGGTGTTTTGGAAACCGCCAAGCTCAGCGGATGTAACTGGTGCTCCAATTATGCAGCTTGTCGGATTCGAGAAAACAGAGGTGACAAAAGGGAAAACAGGGTTCGTGACGGTGAAAGTTGATGTTTGCAAGAGACTAAGCCTTGTGGATAGTGAAGGGAAGAGGAAATTGGTCACTGGACAGCATTGTTTTCTGGTTGGTTCTCCAAGTGAGCGCCAAGTGAAGCACTATCTCAATGTGAGGCTTGCTAAGGATGGAAAAAGTGATGTTGGACAAGTATCATTATAA